One part of the Solanum dulcamara chromosome 3, daSolDulc1.2, whole genome shotgun sequence genome encodes these proteins:
- the LOC129882701 gene encoding ABC transporter C family member 5 yields MMGINLFFDTPTISPHYTAPFSLSTAFQGLNFLELSSICVNLTLFLLFLFIVSAKQVYLCVGRVRFRKDDSDANSVPGRGSRGDVEIHNIDIGRAFKASVLCSFYVLFVHVVVLVFDGVGLIRKANRVNWTLLLFPVTQTLAWVVLSFSALYCKYKGSSKFSLLSRVWWVVSFVICLCTLYSDSRELAIEGSSHLNSHVFANLAATPSLAFLCFVAIRGVTGIEVTRNSDLQEPLLPEEEPACLKVTPYSDAGLISLATLSWLDPLLSVGAKRPLELKDIPLLAQRDRSKTNYKVLNANWEKLKAEDPSEQPSLAWAILKSFWKEAACNAVFAGVNTCVSYVGPYLISYFVDYLAGVETFPHEGYILAGIFFTAKLVETLTTRQWYLGVDILGMHVRSALTAMVYRKGLRLSSSSRQSHSSGEIVNYMAVDVQRVGDYSWYLHDIWMLPLQIILALAILYKNVGIASVATLVATIISIVATVPLARVQEDYQDKLMGAKDDRMRKTSECLRNMRILKLQAWEDRYRVMLEEMRNVEFKYLRKALYSQAFITFIFWSSPIFVSAVTFGTCILLGGQLTAGSVLSALATFRILQEPLRNFPDLVSMMAQTKVSLDRIAGFLQEEELQQDATIVLPRDTTNVAIEIKDSEFCWDPSSSSPTLAGIQLKVEKGMRVAVCGVVGSGKSSFLSCILGEIPKISGEVRICGTAAYVSQSAWIQSGTIEDNVLFGSPMDKAKYKAVIHACSLKKDLELFSHGDQTIIGDRGINLSGGQKQRVQLARALYQDADIYLLDDPFSAVDAHTGSELFKEYILTALATKTVVFVTHQVEFLPAADVILVLKEGRICQCGKYDELLQAGTDFNALVSAHHEAIEAMDFSNQSLEELDKDPSPDGSSLATKKCDSVEKSIDSLAKEVQEGVSAPDQKAIKEKKKAKRLRKKQLVQEEERERGKVSMKIYLSYMAAAYKGLLIPLIILAQTLFQVLQIASNWWMAWANPQTPGDSPRTTSVVLIGVYMALAFGSSWFIFIRAVLVATFGLEAAQKLFLKMLRTIFRAPMSFFDSTPAGRILNRVSIDQSVVDLDIPFRLGGFASTTIQLIGIVGVMTKVTWQVLLLVIPMAIACLWMQKYYMASSRELVRIVSIQKSPIIHLFAESIAGAATIRGFGQEKRFMKRNLYLLDCFARPFFCSLAAIEWLCLRMELLSTFVFAFCMILLVSFPHGSIDPSMAGLAVTYGLNLNARLSRWILSFCKLENKIISIERIHQYCHIRSEAPPIIEPRPPLSWPEEGTIELIDLKVRYKESLPVVLHGVSCKFPGGKKIGIVGRTGSGKSTLIQALFRLLEPEGGKIIIDNIDISTIGLHDLRSRLSIIPQDPTLFEGTIRDNLDPLDEHSDLEIWQALEKSQLGEIVRHKDQKLDTPVLENGENWSVGQRQLVSLGRALLKQAKILVLDEATASVDSATDNLIQKIIRTEFKDCTVCTIAHRIPTVIDSDLVLVLSDGRVAEFDTPARLLEDKSSMFLKLVSEYSSRSSGMPDF; encoded by the exons ATGATGGGTATCAATCTGTTTTTCGATACACCTACAATTTCTCCTCATTACACGGCTCCATTCTCACTTTCCACCGCTTTTCAAGGACTTAATTTCTTGGAGTTATCATCCATCTGTGTCAACTTGACGTTGTTTCTTCTGTTTCTCTTTATTGTATCTGCAAAACAGGTATATCTCTGTGTTGGTCGGGTTCGATTTCGGAAGGATGATTCCGATGCTAATTCAGTTCCTGGTAGGGGTAGTAGAGGTGATGTGGAAATACACAACATTGACATAGGTAGAGCGTTTAAAGCTTCAGTTTTGTGTAGCTTCTATGTTTTGTTTGTGCATGTTGTTGTGTTAGTTTTTGATGGGGTTGGGTTGATAAGAAAGGCGAACAGAGTGAATTGGACTTTGTTACTCTTTCCTGTAACTCAGACTTTGGCTTGGGTTGTCTTGAGCTTCAGTGCTCTTTACTGTAAGTATAAAGGGAGTTCAAAATTCTCATTGTTGTCAAGGGTGTGGTGGGTGGTGTCTTTTGTCATTTGTTTGTGTACTTTGTACTCTGATAGTAGAGAATTGGCAATAGAAGGCTCAAGCCATTTAAATTCTCATGTCTTTGCAAATCTTGCTGCTACCCCTTCTCTTGCCTTCCTCTGTTTTGTTGCTATTAGGGGTGTCACTGGTATAGAAGTAACTAGAAACTCTGATCTTCAGGAGCCACTGCTCCCTGAAGAAGAACCCGCGTGTCTTAAAGTTACTCCTTACAGTGATGCGGGTCTTATTAGTTTAGCTACTCTTTCTTGGTTGGACCCACTTCTTTCAGTAGGCGCAAAGAGACCTCTTGAGCTGAAAGACATTCCACTTCTTGCCCAAAGAGATCGTTCTAAGACTAATTACAAGGTACTAAATGCAAATTGGGAAAAATTGAAGGCTGAAGATCCTTCAGAGCAGCCTTCTTTAGCTTGGGCCATTCTCAAATCTTTCTGGAAGGAGGCTGCCTGCAATGCAGTTTTTGCAGGGGTGAACACTTGTGTTTCTTATGTGGGTCCATACTTGATCAGTTACTTCGTAGACTACCTAGCAGGAGTGGAGACGTTTCCTCATGAGGGATACATTTTGGCTGGAATATTCTTCACGGCGAAGTTGGTTGAGACCTTAACGACCCGGCAGTGGTATCTTGGGGTTGACATTTTGGGCATGCATGTGAGATCAGCTCTCACTGCAATGGTATATCGCAAGGGACTGAGGCTCTCAAGTTCATCGAGGCAAAGCCACTCTAGTGGAGAGATTGTTAATTACATGGCAGTGGATGTTCAGAGAGTAGGAGACTACTCATGGTATCTTCATGATATATGGATGCTACCTCTTCAAATCATTCTGGCACTTGCTATTTTGTATAAAAATGTTGGTATTGCATCTGTGGCAACTTTAGTTGCCACCATTATTTCCATTGTTGCAACCGTCCCATTAGCTAGGGTTCAAGAAGACTATCAAGATAAACTAATGGGTGCCAAGGACGATAGGATGAGAAAGACTTCCGAGTGCCTCAGGAACATGAGAATTCTCAAGTTGCAAGCATGGGAAGATAGGTATAGAGTAATGCTAGAGGAAATGCGGAACGTGGAATTCAAGTATCTTCGAAAAGCTCTGTACTCCCAAGCTTTCATCACCTTCATTTTCTGGAGCTCCCCAATATTTGTTTCAGCTGTTACTTTTGGCACTTGCATACTATTGGGCGGCCAGCTTACGGCAGGAAGTGTTCTTTCTGCTTTGGCGACTTTCAGGATCCTCCAAGAACCACTTAGGAATTTTCCTGACTTGGTGTCAATGATGGCTCAGACAAAAGTATCCCTTGATCGGATTGCTGGATTTCTGCAAGAGGAAGAATTGCAGCAAGATGCAACCATTGTGCTGCCTCGGGACACCACAAATGTGGCAATAGAAATTAAAGACAGTGAATTTTGCTGGGATCCATCTTCTTCAAGTCCAACGTTGGCAGGCATACAATTAAAGGTTGAAAAGGGCATGCGTGTTGCTGTCTGTGGTGTGGTTGGCTCAGGGAAATCAAGCTTCCTTTCTTGCATCCTTGGTGAGATTCCCAAAATCTCTGGTGAA GTTAGAATATGTGGAACTGCTGCTTATGTCTCACAGTCAGCTTGGATACAATCTGGGACCATAGAAGATAATGTCCTTTTCGGTAGCCCAATGGATAAGGCAAAATATAAGGCCGTGATTCATGCTTGTTCTCTGAAAAAGGACTTGGAGCTTTTCTCGCATGGAGATCAGACTATTATTGGTGATAGAGGCATAAATCTTAGTGGTGGTCAAAAGCAACGTGTGCAACTTGCAAGGGCGCTCTATCAGGACGCTGATATATATTTACTGGATGATCCTTTTAGTGCTGTTGATGCACACACTGGGTCAGAATTATTTAAG GAGTACATACTAACAGCACTAGCAACAAAAACAGTGGTTTTTGTTACTCACCAGGTTGAATTTTTGCCAGCTGCTGATGTGATATTG GTCCTGAAGGAAGGTCGTATCTGTCAATGTGGAAAGTATGATGAACTTCTGCAAGCAGGGACTGACTTCAATGCTTTGGTTTCAGCTCATCATGAAGCAATTGAAGCTATGGATTTTTCGAACCAATCTCTTGAAGAATTGGATAAAGATCCTTCGCCTGATGGTTCTTCTTTAGCAACTAAAAAATGTGATTCAGTCGAAAAGAGTATTGACAGTCTTGCAAAGGAAGTACAAGAAGGTGTCTCAGCTCCTGATCAGAAGGCAatcaaagagaaaaagaaagctaaaagattgagaaaaaagCAGCTTGTTCAGGAAGAGGAACGGGAGAGGGGAAAAGTTAGCATGAAAATTTATCTGTCATATATGGCGGCTGCTTATAAGGGCTTGTTGATTCCGCTTATCATTCTTGCACAGACATTATTTCAGGTGCTCCAAATAGCTAGTAATTGGTGGATGGCTTGGGCAAATCCACAAACTCCAGGGGACAGCCCTAGGACGACTAGTGTGGTGCTTATTGGTGTTTATATGGCCCTTGCTTTTGGAAGCTCATGGTTTATCTTTATTAGGGCAGTCCTGGTTGCTACATTTGGTCTAGAGGCTGCACaaaagttatttttgaaaatgctGAGAACAATCTTTAGGGCTCCGATGTCTTTCTTCGACTCCACACCAGCAGGGAGGATATTGAATCGC GTGTCGATTGATCAAAGTGTGGTTGATCTTGATATTCCTTTCAGACTTGGAGGCTTTGCTTCAACGACAATTCAGCTTATTGGTATTGTTGGTGTCATGACAAAAGTTACCTGGCAAGTTTTACTACTTGTCATCCCGATGGCGATTGCTTGTCTATGGATGCAG AAATACTATATGGCTTCATCAAGGGAACTAGTTCGCATTGTTAGCATCCAAAAATCTCCAATCATTCATCTTTTTGCTGAGTCAATTGCTGGAGCTGCAACGATCAGAGGTTTTGGACAAGAAAAGAGATTTATGAAGAGGAACCTTTATCTCTTGGATTGCTTTGCTCGACCATTCTTCTGCAGTCTTGCAGCAATTGAATGGCTTTGCCTACGCATGGAGTTGCTCTCTACATTTGTCTTTGCTTTCTGCATGATTTTACTTGTGAGCTTTCCTCATGGAAGCATAGATCCTA GTATGGCAGGTCTTGCCGTGACATATGGCCTAAACTTGAATGCACGCCTGTCACGATGGATACTCAGTTTCTGCAAGCTTGAAAACAAGATTATTTCAATAGAAAGGATTCATCAATATTGTCATATTCGTAGTGAGGCCCCACCAATTATTGAACCTCGTCCCCCGTTGTCCTGGCCAGAAGAAGGAACCATTGAACTGATTGATTTAAAG GTTCGTTATAAGGAGAGTCTTCCAGTTGTGCTTCATGGTGTATCCTGCAAATTTCCTGGAGGAAAGAAAATTGGAATTGTGGGGCGCACAGGTAGTGGCAAATCTACTCTGATTCAGGCCTTGTTCAGATTGCTTGAACCAGAAGGtggaaaaataattatagaCAACATTGATATTTCAACCATTGGCCTTCATGACCTTCGTAGTCGTCTGAGTATAATTCCCCAAGATCCAACATTATTTGAAGGGACAATTCGAGACAACCTTGACCCACTTGACGAACATTCAGATCTAGAAATATGGCAG GCACTTGAGAAGTCTCAGCTTGGAGAGATTGTCAGGCATAAAGATCAAAAGCTTGATACACCAG TCTTGGAGAATGGAGAGAATTGGAGTGTGGGCCAGCGACAGCTTGTATCTCTTGGGCGGGCTTTACTTAAACAAGCCAAAATTTTGGTGCTTGATGAAGCAACTGCCTCGGTTGACTCAGCAACAGATAACCTCATCCAGAAGATTATTAGGACAGAGTTTAAGGACTGCACTGTTTGTACCATTGCACATCGTATCCCCACAGTTATTGATAGTGATCTTGTCCTGGTCCTCAGTGATG GTCGGGTGGCTGAATTCGATACTCCAGCACGACTCTTAGAGGATAAATCTTCTATGTTTCTCAAGTTGGTGTCAGAGTACtcatcaagatcaagtggcatGCCCGATTTTTAA